One Meriones unguiculatus strain TT.TT164.6M chromosome 5, Bangor_MerUng_6.1, whole genome shotgun sequence DNA segment encodes these proteins:
- the Pole4 gene encoding DNA polymerase epsilon subunit 4 — protein sequence MAAVPAAGAAGSGTPREEEAPGGEAAAPQAQAPTSAPGGARLSRLPLARVKALVKADPDVTLAGQEAIFILARAAELFVETIAKDAYCCAQQGKRKTLQRRDLDNAIEAVDEFAFLEGTLD from the exons ATGGCGGCGGTGCCGGCGGCCGGGGCTGCTGGGAGCGGGACGCCCAGGGAGGAGGAGGCTCCCGGAGGGGAGGCAGCGGCCCCGCAGGCCCAAGCCCCGACGAGCGCACCCGGGGGCGCTCGCCTCTCGAGGCTGCCTCTGGCGAGAGTTAAGGCCTTGGTGAAGGCGGACCCTGACGTGACGCTGGCGGGACAGGAAGCCATCTTTATCCTGGCGCGAGCGGCG GAACTGTTTGTGGAGACTATTGCAAAAGATGCCTACTGCTGTGCCCAACAGGGAAAGAGGAAAACCCTCCAGAGGAGAGATTTGG ATAATGCGATAGAAGCTGTGGATGAATTTGCTTTTCTAGAAG